CGTGCTGGTCACCCACGCCCACCTGGACCACGTCGGGCGCCTGCCGCTCCTCACCAAGCACGGCTACCAGGGGCCCATCCACGCCACAAAGCCCACCATCGAACTGGCCGGGCTGATCCTCCGCGATTCTGCCCACCTCCAACTGAACGAAGCGGAGCGCAACAACCGTAAACGCCAGCGGGCCGGCAAAGCCGCCATCGAACCGCTTTACACCGCGGCCGACGTGGATGAAACAATGCCGCGCTTTCGTCCGGTCGAATTCAACCGGGACTTTGAACCGGCGCCCGGCATCAGCGCGCGTTACGTGCATGCCGGCCACATGCTCGGCTCCGCCAGCATCGCCTTGCGGATCCAGGAGGCGGGCCGGACCAGAACCGTCGTGTTCTCCGGCGACCTCGGCCCGGCCGGGCTGGCGATCATTCAGGATGCCGAACCCTTTCAACGCGCGGACCTCGTGTTTCTGGAGTCCACCTACGGCGACCGCGATCACAAACCCATTCAGGAAACGCTCGCCGAGTTCCGCGCCATCATCGCCGACGGCATCAACCGGCGGGCGCGCATGCTGGTGCCCGCCTTCGCCACCGGGCGCACCCAGCAGATCATCTACCATCTCGAAGAACTCTTCTGCGCCGGCACCGTCAAACCCTTTCCCATCTACCTCGACAGCCCTATGGCCATCGAAGCCACGAAGATTTACCGCAGCTACCCCGATTTGTTCGACGACGAGGCGAAGGCGATGGAGAAGGCCTGTGAATTTGTCCGCAGCCAGCGTTTCGTGAAGCCGACGCCTACGGCGCAGGACTCCATGAAACTCAACGACGTGGCGGGTCCGTGCCTGATCATGGCCGGTTCGGGCATGTGCAACGGCGGGCGCATCCTGCACCATTTGAAGCACGGCCTCTGGCGGCCGGAAACGTGCGTGTTGATCGTGGGCTATCAAGGCGAGGGCACCCTGGGCCGGCAGCTCGTCGATGGCGCCCAAACCGTGAAAATCTTTGGCGAGCCTGTCGCCGTCAAAGCGCACATCCACACGTTGAACGGCTTCAGCGCCCATGCCGGACAGTCTGAATTGATCAAGTGGCTGGCCCACCTGGCACCCTCAAAGCCGCAGGTGGTTCTGACCCATGGTGAAGCGAAGGGACGCGAGCCGCTGGCGGCGCTGATCCGGAAGCGGTTTGGCCTCAAAGCCGCACTGCCGATGCAGGGAGATGTGATCAAGCTGTGAGGTAGGATTGCCGGACCCTCATCACTCAATAAGCACAGCGCGGTAGAACCTCTGCCCAAGAACTGCCGATGTGGTGTCCCCCCAGATGAATGTGCTGCTGGGAAGCGAAATGTTGGTCAACGTCAGCCAGTTCGTTCCTCCATTCAGAATGTTTGGCAACGGAATGGAATCGCCTTCATTCCCTTGCCAAATATTCCTCTGCCTGTCGGGAGCTTGGCTCAAAGCAAAACTCCGGGTTCGATGTTGAAGCGCCGGGCCAGCGTGCGGATGTGGTCCACCGTCAGGCGGCGTTCGCCCCGCAAAAGTTTCGACCCGAGCGAACGGTCGCTGCCGAGGATGCGCGAGAGGTCGGCGGCGGACAGGTCGTGTTGTTCGAGGAGGAACTGGAGTGTTTCCACCGGCTTGCCCTTGGGCCACTTCACCCGCGTCTGGTCGTAGGCTTCAATGAATGAACTCACGGCTTCGAGATAATCCGTCTGATCCGCGTTCAGGCGGTCTTCAAAT
This genomic stretch from Verrucomicrobiia bacterium harbors:
- a CDS encoding MBL fold metallo-hydrolase produces the protein MKITLHGAAGDVTGSAYLVETDRARLLVDFGMFQGGAKLEAKNVLPAGLLAKRLDAVLVTHAHLDHVGRLPLLTKHGYQGPIHATKPTIELAGLILRDSAHLQLNEAERNNRKRQRAGKAAIEPLYTAADVDETMPRFRPVEFNRDFEPAPGISARYVHAGHMLGSASIALRIQEAGRTRTVVFSGDLGPAGLAIIQDAEPFQRADLVFLESTYGDRDHKPIQETLAEFRAIIADGINRRARMLVPAFATGRTQQIIYHLEELFCAGTVKPFPIYLDSPMAIEATKIYRSYPDLFDDEAKAMEKACEFVRSQRFVKPTPTAQDSMKLNDVAGPCLIMAGSGMCNGGRILHHLKHGLWRPETCVLIVGYQGEGTLGRQLVDGAQTVKIFGEPVAVKAHIHTLNGFSAHAGQSELIKWLAHLAPSKPQVVLTHGEAKGREPLAALIRKRFGLKAALPMQGDVIKL
- a CDS encoding helix-turn-helix domain-containing protein, which translates into the protein MKTASRPVATPETFASLPKDYTGLCQRYVPRPLHDATDYAAARRAIEPLAGFEDRLNADQTDYLEAVSSFIEAYDQTRVKWPKGKPVETLQFLLEQHDLSAADLSRILGSDRSLGSKLLRGERRLTVDHIRTLARRFNIEPGVLL